In the genome of Variibacter gotjawalensis, one region contains:
- a CDS encoding autotransporter serine protease, protein MKTIYGAVRRIALWKIVLAGSAALGTLLLTGAVSRAQTFMNYDGTTTSDYSAAVAAWANAAEFKKNWSLNAMNAQYAYTLGFSANGVKLGAVDSGIAVTHPEFVNRGVSAIAISGTYDSDGQQLDGSGRSWKKGDAFNAVPGTHIPAVNDDHGTLVSGHIMAANDGTNIMGVAFNSKYYLTNSNGNDGSIYGSNMDYNYFYAAYSSVALKDRGAGNDRVRVINTSWGSPVSGENYDTLDGVRNGYFSLFQADKPIEQRKLTWLDAAAKVAQEYDVLMVWANGNTGYKNGTPRAVLPYFRPELEKYWIAATGLNSDLTQTYNECGISKYWCVATPATYLFSAQADGSIKNVAGGGTSTAAPQVTGALGILMERYPYLGNEEVRTILLTTTKHLGDGPVDTPNVKFGWGIPDLQKAMNGPSQLLGTFNANIPAGTVDLWSNGISQAALVQRKSDDVTEAEQIRGEVRDLRSLIEGSGLRSQADAAPALIETLLTAIKARDKAAVVNAMNAISGNRVAVQILGASLISQITTRILNVIIRPTTSTANTLAAQFPSSASFTEESLAKAVAAVVVQLQSTISASEQRLTFLAKPDSAYVGSLIKSGDGALILTGKSTFTGSTTVEGGLLEVNGSLVSVVTATKTAQGSGTIGGTGTIGGLVAQSGGIVSPGNSGLTPTFNLDPTAMATIANPKSIGTLTLAGNATFEKGSGFLVQIAEDGRSDLLKVMGKTQLNGGLVYVAPETRVTLLTEKELEGPAFVGKTYTILTSGGGVSGTFDAALPAYKFVRADLGYTASDVQLSFSRNAVAFSAAADTANQKAVADAIEKFGDSKIERFVGPSGIPTATAAMTKDAADLAAAELAAAKAAAELAAAKAAAELAAAKAASELAAARAAAEQAAATAAAELAAAKAAADQATKAAADLAATKAVAEQAAATVAAELAAAKTTAEQALARAAADMAAAKTVAEQAAVKAAADLAAAKAAADLAVKAATDLAAAKTVAELAVVKAAAEQAAAKAAIELAAAKTAAEQAAAKAAAELVVAKAALDQAAKVAADLAAAKTAAEQAAAKAAAELVVAKAALDQAAKVAADLAAAKTAAEQAAAKAAAELAAAKAAADLAAAREAAAKEAAEKAIQAKRPLQYSMTLYNRILLAGANEDLNPIYDALSGDFHVSTKSALINDATAIRDAMFGRLRSAPDSIQAPAAPMAYAPPADAMMAFAALDKAVGELKAPTPLGLWAQGLGSTGRLNGDGNASALTQSSYGFLGGFDRSVAGERGRVGILAGYTHSTYGGTSGTSSNKGESDNLTLGLYGSTAFGPLALRGGASYTWHELSTKRQNIIGTTLTADYSAASAQVFAELGYRVQLGAVALEPFANAAYVNLTTGAFNENASNPAALIAPRSTTGVAFTTLGLRGDAQINVGGLPLTANAMLGWRNASGEITPLSTFSFEGAVPFQVQGAPIARNALVAEAGLAYYVTPSTRLNVTYGGQYGSGNTNQTVRGGVSVAF, encoded by the coding sequence ATGAAGACCATTTATGGCGCTGTGCGCCGCATTGCGCTGTGGAAGATTGTTTTGGCAGGAAGTGCCGCGCTAGGCACACTGTTGTTAACCGGCGCGGTATCACGCGCGCAAACCTTCATGAATTACGACGGAACAACAACGAGCGACTATTCTGCGGCGGTCGCGGCGTGGGCAAATGCAGCGGAGTTCAAGAAGAACTGGTCGCTCAATGCCATGAATGCCCAGTATGCTTACACACTCGGGTTCAGTGCAAATGGCGTCAAGCTCGGTGCGGTAGATTCCGGAATCGCTGTTACGCATCCGGAGTTCGTCAATCGGGGTGTCAGCGCGATCGCGATATCCGGCACCTACGACAGCGACGGTCAGCAGCTTGATGGTTCCGGTAGAAGTTGGAAAAAAGGTGACGCCTTCAATGCTGTGCCCGGCACCCACATTCCAGCTGTGAATGACGACCATGGTACGCTTGTGTCGGGTCATATCATGGCAGCCAACGATGGCACCAATATCATGGGCGTCGCCTTCAACAGCAAATATTATCTCACCAACAGCAACGGCAACGACGGTTCGATCTACGGATCGAACATGGACTACAACTACTTCTATGCCGCTTACAGCAGTGTCGCGCTGAAGGATCGCGGCGCAGGGAACGATCGAGTACGCGTCATCAATACCAGCTGGGGTTCGCCAGTCAGCGGCGAGAACTACGACACCCTCGATGGCGTCAGGAACGGATACTTCTCGCTATTTCAGGCCGACAAGCCGATCGAACAGCGCAAGCTGACTTGGCTCGACGCTGCTGCAAAAGTAGCCCAAGAATACGACGTCTTAATGGTCTGGGCCAACGGCAACACCGGTTACAAAAATGGCACGCCGCGCGCTGTGCTTCCCTACTTCAGGCCGGAATTGGAAAAATATTGGATCGCCGCCACAGGGCTGAATTCCGACCTCACACAGACATACAACGAATGTGGAATTTCCAAGTACTGGTGTGTTGCAACGCCAGCGACTTATCTTTTCAGCGCGCAGGCCGACGGTAGCATAAAGAATGTTGCAGGAGGCGGCACGTCGACCGCTGCTCCGCAAGTCACGGGTGCGCTTGGCATCTTGATGGAGCGCTATCCTTATCTTGGCAACGAGGAAGTGCGGACGATCCTGCTCACCACAACGAAGCATCTTGGTGACGGACCGGTCGATACGCCAAACGTCAAATTCGGGTGGGGAATCCCTGACTTGCAAAAGGCGATGAACGGACCGAGCCAACTGCTCGGAACGTTCAATGCCAATATCCCGGCTGGTACGGTCGACTTATGGTCTAACGGGATCTCGCAAGCAGCGTTGGTCCAGCGGAAATCGGACGACGTCACCGAAGCTGAACAAATTCGCGGCGAGGTCAGAGACCTTCGTTCGTTGATTGAAGGCTCGGGACTGCGGTCGCAAGCAGATGCTGCTCCTGCTCTCATCGAAACGCTTCTTACGGCTATCAAAGCTCGCGATAAAGCAGCAGTCGTAAATGCAATGAACGCCATTTCCGGTAACCGAGTCGCCGTGCAAATTCTCGGAGCGTCACTTATAAGCCAGATCACGACCCGAATTTTGAACGTGATCATCAGACCAACTACGAGCACGGCGAATACCCTCGCAGCGCAGTTCCCGTCTTCTGCAAGTTTCACAGAAGAATCATTGGCGAAAGCAGTGGCAGCTGTCGTCGTACAACTTCAATCAACAATCTCGGCGAGTGAACAGCGGCTGACCTTTCTGGCCAAACCGGACTCGGCTTACGTCGGCAGCCTGATCAAATCCGGTGATGGCGCGCTGATCCTGACGGGCAAAAGCACCTTCACGGGCAGCACGACCGTTGAAGGCGGTCTGCTCGAAGTCAACGGCTCGTTGGTTTCAGTGGTGACGGCGACGAAGACAGCACAAGGCAGTGGAACCATCGGCGGCACCGGCACAATCGGCGGGCTCGTCGCGCAATCCGGCGGCATCGTCTCGCCGGGCAATAGTGGTTTGACGCCGACATTCAATCTCGACCCGACCGCGATGGCGACGATCGCCAATCCCAAGAGCATCGGGACGCTGACACTCGCCGGCAACGCGACGTTCGAGAAAGGCAGCGGGTTTCTGGTGCAGATCGCAGAGGATGGGCGTAGCGATCTCCTCAAGGTCATGGGCAAGACGCAGCTTAACGGCGGCCTCGTCTATGTCGCGCCCGAAACGCGCGTCACGTTGTTGACCGAAAAGGAACTGGAAGGTCCGGCTTTCGTCGGCAAGACGTATACGATCCTGACCTCGGGCGGAGGCGTGAGCGGCACGTTCGATGCCGCATTGCCTGCCTACAAGTTTGTCCGCGCGGACCTCGGCTACACGGCAAGCGACGTGCAGCTGTCATTCAGCCGGAATGCGGTCGCGTTCAGCGCGGCGGCAGACACGGCCAATCAAAAGGCCGTTGCCGACGCGATCGAAAAGTTTGGCGATAGCAAGATCGAACGGTTCGTCGGGCCTAGCGGAATTCCGACCGCGACGGCGGCGATGACCAAGGATGCCGCCGACCTCGCCGCCGCCGAGTTGGCTGCCGCAAAGGCTGCCGCCGAATTGGCTGCTGCAAAAGCCGCTGCAGAGCTGGCTGCCGCGAAGGCCGCCTCGGAACTTGCCGCCGCAAGAGCTGCTGCCGAACAGGCTGCCGCAACGGCCGCTGCCGAACTAGCCGCCGCAAAGGCCGCCGCCGACCAGGCGACCAAGGCGGCTGCTGATCTGGCCGCCACAAAGGCGGTCGCCGAACAGGCTGCCGCAACGGTCGCTGCGGAACTCGCCGCCGCGAAGACAACTGCCGAACAGGCTCTCGCTAGGGCCGCTGCCGACATGGCCGCCGCGAAGACCGTCGCCGAACAGGCTGCCGTAAAGGCTGCTGCCGACCTCGCCGCCGCGAAGGCCGCCGCCGACCTGGCTGTCAAGGCCGCCACCGACCTCGCAGCCGCGAAGACTGTCGCCGAACTGGCTGTCGTCAAAGCCGCGGCCGAACAGGCTGCCGCAAAAGCCGCCATCGAATTGGCCGCGGCCAAGACCGCCGCCGAACAGGCGGCAGCAAAAGCTGCTGCTGAGCTCGTGGTCGCAAAGGCTGCCCTCGATCAGGCCGCCAAAGTCGCTGCTGATCTGGCTGCCGCCAAGACCGCCGCCGAACAGGCGGCAGCAAAAGCTGCTGCTGAGCTCGTGGTCGCAAAGGCTGCCCTCGATCAGGCCGCCAAAGTCGCTGCTGATCTGGCTGCCGCCAAGACCGCTGCCGAACAGGCAGCCGCAAAAGCCGCTGCTGAACTCGCTGCCGCAAAAGCCGCAGCTGATTTGGCCGCCGCCAGAGAAGCCGCCGCCAAAGAAGCGGCCGAGAAAGCCATTCAAGCAAAGCGGCCGCTGCAGTATTCGATGACGCTTTACAACAGGATTTTACTGGCGGGCGCGAACGAAGATCTCAACCCGATCTACGACGCTCTCTCGGGTGACTTCCATGTCTCGACCAAGAGCGCGCTCATCAACGACGCGACCGCGATCCGCGACGCGATGTTCGGACGCTTGCGTTCAGCGCCTGACAGCATCCAGGCTCCGGCAGCTCCGATGGCTTATGCGCCACCGGCCGATGCGATGATGGCCTTTGCGGCGCTCGACAAGGCGGTCGGCGAGCTAAAAGCGCCGACGCCGCTTGGGCTGTGGGCGCAGGGTCTCGGCTCGACCGGGCGGCTCAACGGCGATGGCAATGCGTCGGCGTTGACGCAGTCGTCCTACGGCTTCCTCGGCGGTTTCGATCGCTCGGTTGCCGGAGAGCGCGGCCGTGTCGGTATTCTCGCCGGTTATACTCACAGCACTTACGGCGGCACCTCGGGCACGAGTTCGAACAAGGGCGAGAGCGACAACCTGACGCTCGGCCTCTATGGCAGCACTGCGTTCGGCCCGCTCGCGCTGCGCGGCGGCGCCAGCTACACGTGGCACGAACTCTCGACAAAGCGTCAAAACATCATCGGCACGACGCTGACGGCCGACTATTCCGCCGCCAGTGCGCAAGTGTTCGCCGAACTTGGATATCGGGTGCAGCTCGGTGCAGTCGCGCTCGAGCCGTTCGCGAATGCCGCCTACGTGAACTTGACCACCGGTGCATTCAACGAGAACGCCTCGAACCCGGCAGCGCTGATCGCTCCGCGCTCAACGACTGGCGTTGCATTTACGACCCTTGGCTTGCGCGGGGATGCGCAGATCAACGTTGGCGGTCTGCCGCTGACGGCGAATGCAATGCTCGGCTGGCGCAATGCGTCTGGTGAGATAACGCCGCTTTCGACCTTCTCGTTCGAAGGGGCGGTGCCGTTCCAAGTTCAAGGCGCGCCGATTGCACGCAATGCGCTGGTCGCGGAAGCGGGCCTTGCCTACTACGTGACGCCGTCGACGCGGCTCAACGTGACTTACGGCGGCCAATACGGCAGCGGCAATACGAACCAGACCGTGCGCGGCGGAGTCTCGGTCGCGTTCTGA
- a CDS encoding Bug family tripartite tricarboxylate transporter substrate binding protein yields the protein MAFSPQAHAQITEAPVKIIFPFSAGGSGDAISRLVAEALRVELGRPVIVESRSGAAGRIGVSAVKAAAPDGLTLLSTPIAPMAVYQHFYPSLGYDPFTDFVPVSQIGTFDFSLAVAPSVPAKDLKELVAWVKADEKRASYGSPGAGTLPHFFGLLFGRAAGLPLQHVNYRGSAAALTDLLGDQLPIFVTTTSDLLEAHKAGPIKVLATSDRARSAFLPDVPSFKESGYDIVGTGWYGIFAPAGTSAATVQRYSEIIVKALQNPELRAKLVTLGLQPTGTSSSEFAAIQKADSALWEPVIKASGFKPE from the coding sequence GTGGCGTTTTCGCCACAAGCACACGCTCAAATCACTGAAGCACCAGTCAAGATCATCTTTCCGTTCTCGGCGGGCGGATCTGGTGATGCGATCTCGCGGCTTGTCGCGGAAGCGTTGAGAGTCGAACTCGGCCGTCCCGTCATCGTCGAGAGTCGTTCCGGTGCGGCCGGCCGCATTGGAGTCTCGGCCGTTAAGGCGGCCGCACCGGATGGGCTGACGCTGCTCTCGACACCCATCGCTCCGATGGCGGTCTATCAGCATTTCTATCCGTCGCTCGGCTACGATCCCTTCACGGACTTCGTGCCGGTCAGTCAGATCGGTACCTTCGACTTCTCGCTCGCTGTCGCCCCGAGCGTTCCCGCCAAGGATCTCAAAGAGCTCGTCGCTTGGGTGAAGGCCGATGAGAAGCGCGCGAGTTACGGCTCTCCCGGTGCCGGCACGCTGCCGCACTTCTTCGGGCTGTTGTTCGGGCGCGCCGCAGGCCTTCCGCTGCAGCACGTCAACTATCGTGGCTCGGCGGCTGCACTCACCGATCTCCTCGGCGATCAGCTTCCCATCTTCGTGACGACGACGAGCGATCTGCTCGAGGCGCACAAGGCCGGCCCCATCAAGGTTCTTGCGACGTCGGACAGGGCGCGCTCGGCCTTCTTGCCCGATGTGCCGAGCTTCAAGGAATCCGGATACGACATCGTCGGCACAGGCTGGTACGGCATCTTCGCGCCGGCCGGAACATCGGCCGCGACCGTTCAGCGCTACAGCGAGATTATCGTGAAGGCGCTGCAGAACCCGGAACTGCGCGCGAAACTCGTGACGCTCGGGCTCCAGCCGACAGGAACCAGCTCGTCGGAATTCGCCGCGATCCAAAAGGCGGACTCGGCGCTTTGGGAGCCGGTGATCAAGGCATCGGGCTTCAAGCCTGAGTAA
- the tsaA gene encoding tRNA (N6-threonylcarbamoyladenosine(37)-N6)-methyltransferase TrmO, protein MNDLHRPGDTAKDLREGEVAVDLPADFDAGVYFIGRIHTPWKTRSECPKNARASDAICTVELEERWEAALKDVAGCTHLLLLYWMHEARRDLVLQKPRHYEAQRGTFSIRSPVRPNPIAASVAALIGIDGRKLSIRGIDCIDGTPLVDIKPYFSSVDSVPNAVVNWHASGTQRGE, encoded by the coding sequence ATGAACGATCTCCACCGTCCTGGCGACACGGCAAAAGACCTTCGCGAGGGCGAAGTCGCCGTCGATCTGCCCGCCGATTTCGATGCCGGCGTCTACTTCATCGGCCGTATCCACACGCCGTGGAAAACGCGCAGCGAGTGCCCGAAGAATGCACGCGCCTCCGACGCGATCTGCACTGTGGAGCTCGAAGAGCGCTGGGAAGCGGCACTGAAAGACGTTGCGGGTTGCACGCATCTGCTGCTGCTTTACTGGATGCACGAGGCGCGGCGCGATCTCGTATTGCAGAAGCCTCGGCATTACGAAGCGCAGCGCGGCACATTCTCGATCCGCTCGCCAGTGCGACCGAACCCGATCGCGGCGAGTGTTGCGGCGCTCATCGGCATCGATGGACGCAAGCTTTCCATCCGCGGCATCGATTGCATCGACGGCACACCGCTCGTCGACATCAAGCCGTATTTTTCTTCGGTCGATTCCGTGCCAAATGCCGTCGTCAATTGGCACGCCAGCGGAACGCAAAGAGGCGAATGA
- a CDS encoding ArsR/SmtB family transcription factor produces the protein MFDQGAQPPISFETLTAVLRGAAEPTRLRILALLAEVELTVTDLTDILRQSQPRISRHLKLLTEAGLVERFREGSWAFFRLPEDGAEIVRDIVGRLDPRDDVIARDHERLVAVRAARADAAQNYFQAHAGEWDRLRQLHVPDDAVEAAIADALKDRPFRSLLDLGTGTGRILEMFAPSIERGTGLDMSLAMLSVARARLDAAGLRHCTVRQGDIYDLPMPKDSFDVVIIHQVLHYLDDAAGALREAARVLRPGGRMLVVDFAPHELEFLREQHAHRRLGFSADTVTQWMSAAGLDVTLQRDLAPEASSDGKIAVSLWLGRDLRIALATQTKEVA, from the coding sequence ATGTTTGATCAGGGTGCCCAGCCGCCGATCTCGTTCGAGACGCTCACCGCCGTCCTTCGCGGAGCGGCGGAGCCGACGCGCCTGCGTATTCTCGCGCTGCTCGCCGAGGTTGAGCTGACCGTCACCGACCTGACCGACATCCTGCGCCAGTCGCAACCGCGCATATCGCGCCACCTCAAGCTCCTCACCGAGGCCGGCCTGGTCGAACGCTTCCGCGAAGGGTCGTGGGCGTTTTTCCGCCTGCCGGAAGATGGCGCCGAGATCGTACGCGACATTGTCGGCCGTCTCGACCCGCGGGACGACGTCATCGCGCGCGACCACGAGCGCCTCGTCGCGGTGCGCGCAGCGCGTGCTGATGCGGCGCAGAATTACTTCCAAGCACATGCCGGGGAGTGGGACCGTCTGCGGCAACTTCACGTGCCGGACGACGCCGTCGAAGCCGCGATTGCCGATGCACTGAAAGATCGGCCGTTCCGCTCGCTGCTCGATCTAGGCACCGGCACTGGCCGCATCCTCGAAATGTTCGCACCGTCAATCGAGCGCGGAACCGGCCTCGACATGTCGCTCGCGATGTTATCTGTAGCTCGCGCGCGTCTCGACGCGGCAGGCCTGCGCCACTGCACGGTGCGACAAGGCGACATCTACGATTTGCCGATGCCGAAGGATTCCTTCGACGTCGTGATCATCCATCAGGTGCTGCATTATTTGGACGACGCAGCCGGTGCCCTCCGCGAGGCCGCGCGCGTATTGCGTCCTGGCGGCCGTATGCTGGTAGTCGATTTCGCGCCGCACGAACTCGAATTTCTGCGCGAACAACATGCGCACCGTCGTCTCGGTTTTTCTGCCGACACCGTAACGCAATGGATGAGCGCTGCCGGGCTTGACGTGACGCTGCAGCGCGACCTCGCGCCGGAAGCAAGCTCCGACGGAAAAATTGCCGTTTCGCTATGGTTGGGCCGCGATCTTCGCATCGCGCTCGCGACGCAAACCAAGGAAGTTGCGTGA
- the metF gene encoding methylenetetrahydrofolate reductase [NAD(P)H] — protein MTPIANDRASRIADADRLNVSFEFFPPKTDEMERNLWDAIGRLAPLSPSFVSVTYGAGGSTRERTHATVKRVVNETSLLPAAHLTCVDATKNEINDVIGSYRDAGVRHIVALRGDPTAGIGTKFAPHPCGYETSAALVDGIKKLGDFEVSVSAYPEKHPDSASIDADIDVLKAKVDAGADRAITQFFFDNELYFRYLDRVRARGIDIPIVPGILPVQNFKQAKNFTSRAGATIPDWLAARFDGLDDDPATRKLIAAAVASEQVLDLVDRGVTDFHFYTMNRADLVYAICHLLGMRPAAAQKAA, from the coding sequence ATGACACCGATTGCCAACGATCGCGCCAGCCGCATTGCGGATGCTGACCGCCTCAATGTCTCGTTCGAGTTCTTCCCGCCGAAGACCGACGAAATGGAACGCAATTTATGGGACGCCATCGGCCGCCTTGCGCCGCTCTCGCCATCCTTCGTGTCTGTGACATACGGCGCGGGCGGCTCGACGCGCGAACGCACCCACGCGACCGTCAAACGTGTCGTCAACGAAACCTCGCTGCTGCCCGCTGCGCATCTCACCTGCGTCGATGCGACAAAGAACGAAATCAACGACGTCATCGGCAGTTATCGTGACGCCGGCGTTCGCCACATCGTCGCGCTGCGCGGTGACCCGACCGCCGGCATCGGCACCAAATTCGCGCCGCATCCGTGTGGTTACGAAACATCTGCCGCACTGGTCGACGGCATCAAAAAGCTAGGTGACTTCGAGGTCTCGGTCTCTGCTTATCCGGAAAAGCATCCCGACTCCGCTTCGATCGATGCGGACATCGACGTGCTCAAAGCGAAAGTCGATGCAGGCGCTGATCGCGCGATCACGCAGTTCTTCTTCGATAACGAGCTCTACTTCCGTTACCTCGATCGCGTGCGCGCCCGTGGCATCGATATTCCGATCGTGCCTGGAATTTTGCCTGTGCAGAATTTCAAGCAAGCCAAGAACTTCACGTCGCGCGCCGGCGCGACCATTCCGGATTGGCTCGCGGCACGCTTCGATGGTCTCGACGACGATCCGGCGACACGAAAGCTGATCGCGGCAGCGGTTGCCTCCGAGCAGGTGCTCGATCTCGTCGATCGCGGCGTGACGGATTTCCATTTCTACACGATGAACCGCGCTGATCTCGTCTACGCGATCTGCCATCTGCTCGGCATGCGCCCGGCGGCAGCACAGAAGGCGGCATAA
- a CDS encoding metallophosphoesterase family protein, with protein MRIAVIADVHGNRLALEAVLAHIESAKVDLIANLGDLVSGPFDPAGAADLQMSIEAQTISGNHERQVLEGSAIPSDIIARSTLSNVHVDWIASLPKTLSLANGEVFACHGSPAGGDLEYLLEDVRSGAPVLDTEANIRARIKGIGGARVVLCAHTHIPRVVTVDGILIVNPGSAGFPAYRDETPVPHAMETGSPLARYAFIEKVASEWTAELRAVPYDFEAAAVQAERHGRPVGAHIVRTGRVPPI; from the coding sequence ATGCGTATTGCAGTTATCGCGGACGTTCATGGAAACCGTCTCGCGCTCGAAGCGGTCCTCGCTCATATCGAAAGCGCGAAGGTCGACCTGATCGCTAATCTTGGTGACCTCGTTTCAGGCCCTTTCGATCCGGCAGGCGCTGCCGATCTGCAGATGAGCATCGAGGCTCAAACGATCTCCGGAAATCACGAGCGGCAAGTCCTTGAAGGCAGCGCGATTCCATCCGACATCATCGCGCGAAGTACATTGTCCAACGTGCATGTCGACTGGATCGCGAGTTTGCCGAAGACACTTTCTCTTGCGAATGGCGAGGTCTTCGCGTGTCACGGAAGCCCGGCCGGTGGCGATCTTGAGTATCTGCTCGAAGATGTGAGGTCGGGAGCACCGGTGCTCGACACCGAAGCCAACATCCGCGCGCGTATCAAGGGGATTGGCGGTGCGCGCGTCGTCCTCTGCGCGCATACGCACATCCCCCGCGTCGTCACTGTCGACGGAATACTGATCGTCAATCCGGGCAGCGCGGGCTTTCCGGCGTATCGTGACGAAACACCTGTGCCGCATGCGATGGAAACGGGGTCGCCGCTTGCGCGCTACGCCTTCATCGAGAAGGTGGCTTCCGAGTGGACTGCGGAGCTGCGCGCCGTACCGTATGATTTTGAAGCGGCGGCCGTGCAAGCAGAGCGGCACGGACGCCCGGTCGGCGCACACATCGTCCGCACGGGACGCGTGCCGCCAATCTAG